From the Pseudodesulfovibrio indicus genome, the window ATGACCTCCTCCGCGTCCGACCCTGCGGCCGAGACCGGATCCGCGCCCAAGTTCGCGCAATGCGACTTCTGGCAGAACTCGGCCCTGGCCTGGGGCGGCGGCGTGGTCAACATGCTGCGCTCCCGGCCCCTGTACGTCTCCTGCCAGTTCGACTCCAACCTGAGCGACGCCCAGGGCGGCGGCATGTACAACGATTTCGGCGCGGCCCCGATCCTGCTCAACTCCATCTTCCGCAACAACGAGGCCGAGCAGGGCGCGGGCCTGGCCAACCAGGGCGGATCGAGCGCGACCCTCTACTACTGCACCTTCACCGGGAACCGCTCCCTCAAGGACGGCCCGGCCATATTTCAAGGCAAGGGGAACAACGACGCCCTGCTGGTCAAGACCCTGGTCTGGGGCAACGAGTGCGACTGCGAGGACATCCGCTTCACGAGCCTGCCGCCCTCCACCCTGCGCATCACCGACGCCGTGATCCAGAACGGGTTCAAGGGCAAGGACATCTACCAGGCCAACCCCGGCCTGGACCGCAAATCCGAGACCATGCTGAACATGGGCTACAAGACCAACGGCTATCGGTTCGTGGACGCCCAGCTGCCCGACCGGTTCGCGGACCTGGACAAGTACGGCCAGGGGTACAGCCGGCCCGCCTTCGACCCGGCCCGCGCCCTGACGGTCACCGCCGCCCTGGCCGAGACCCGGACCAACCCCGTGCAGATGGCCGCCGCGCCCGTTGCCCGACCCGAACCCGAGCCCATGCGCCTGGAGGACATCCTGGCCGAGCCGCCCGCGCCTGAAGCCGCACCCGAACCCGCGCCCGAACCCGCGCCCCTGCCCGAACCGGTCCCCGTTCCGGCCCCGGAGCCGATGGCCCCGCCCGTACCGGAACCCGTGCCCGTACCGGAACCCGTGCCAGCACCGGAACCCGTGCCCGCGCCGATAGCGGTTCCCGCGCCCGAGTCCGCACCCGCACCCGTTCCCGAAGAACTGGCCATGGTCGCGCCCCCCCGCCGCCGTTGCGCCTGCGGCCGTGCCTGTTCCCGAACCCGCGCCCCAGGGGCCGGACACCCTTTCCTCCATGGACCTGGACGGCAACGGTTGCCTGACCCTGAACGAGACCACCGGCAAGCTCAACCAGCAGTTCTGGCGCGTGGACCACAACGGCGACGGCTGCATCTCCCGCGCGGAGCTGGACCGCTTCGAGGCCCGCATGGGCGGCCAGGCCCAGACGCCCAAGATCGCGACCGCGCCCGCCAAGCCTGAACCGCCGGTCTATGCCGTACCCACGCCCATTGTTCCGGCGGCTCCCAAGCCTGTGGGCGCGCCCCAGGCGTCGGCAAAGAGTGCGGCCCCGATGGCCGCGCCCAAGGCGGCCCCAGAGCCAGTGACCGCGCCCAAGGCGGCCCCCGCTCCGGCCCCGAAGGCGGCTACCAGGACCACGGCCTCCGCGGCCCCGGCAGCCGTCCCGGTTCCGGCCGCACCCTGCGCCGCCGCCCCGGCCAAACCCGCTCCCAAGCCCGTTGGCGGCCCATCCACCGGGTACACCCTGTTCGCCCCCATGGGCGGCACGGACACCTACCTGGTGGACATGCAGGGCAAGACGGTCAAGACCTGGCCCGGTCGGGACGCCTCCACCGGCGCGGTCTACCTGCTGAAGAACGGCAACCTGCTGCGCACCGTGTCCCCGGCCAGGGGCGAGGTCCGCACCCCGTTCGAGGGCGAGGGCGTCAGCGGCGGCATTGTCCAGGAAGTTTCGCCCCGCGGCCAGATCGTCTGGGAATACAGCTACATCTCCAAGGACGTCCGGCAACACGGCGACATCCAGCCCCTGCCCAACGGCAACGTCCTGATCCTGGCCTGGGAACTGAAGACCCGCATCGACCTCTCGGAGGCGGGCGGCTCCGTGCGCAACCATCCCGAGGGCATGATCTGGTCCGAACACATCGTGGAGGTCCGCAAGTCCGGCCCGCGCAGCGGCTACGTGGTCTGGGAGTGGCACGCCTGGGACCACCTGGTCCAGAACACCAACAGCGACGCGCCCAACTATGCCAACCCGGTGCGCCTACCCCAGCGCATGGACGTGAACTACAACCCGCGCCGCACCCCGGACTGGCTCCACGCGGACTCCATCGACTACAACCCGGCCCTGGACCAGATCGTCCTCAGCCTGCGCAACACCGGCGAGGTCTGGATCATCGACCACTCCACGTCCACGGAGCAGGCGGCCACCTCCAAGGGCGGCATCATGCACCGGGGCGGCGACATCCTCTTCCGCTGGGGCAAT encodes:
- a CDS encoding right-handed parallel beta-helix repeat-containing protein, with product MITSRIFPVLLAALLFFPATVHARTLYVNIGAEAAGDGSSWSAPLKELTIALDAAADGDDIWVAAGTYLPGADRRASFRLKPGVAVYGGFAGTETEFRRRDVKEHQTILSGDVGAPGVPDDNVFHVVTGADRAVLDGFTVTGGYSLNTRWHGPDTLTAAALVREAGDGMGAGMLNFRASPTVRNCVFQDNHALVGGAVYNMTSSASDPAAETGSAPKFAQCDFWQNSALAWGGGVVNMLRSRPLYVSCQFDSNLSDAQGGGMYNDFGAAPILLNSIFRNNEAEQGAGLANQGGSSATLYYCTFTGNRSLKDGPAIFQGKGNNDALLVKTLVWGNECDCEDIRFTSLPPSTLRITDAVIQNGFKGKDIYQANPGLDRKSETMLNMGYKTNGYRFVDAQLPDRFADLDKYGQGYSRPAFDPARALTVTAALAETRTNPVQMAAAPVARPEPEPMRLEDILAEPPAPEAAPEPAPEPAPLPEPVPVPAPEPMAPPVPEPVPVPEPVPAPEPVPAPIAVPAPESAPAPVPEELAMVAPPRRRCACGRACSRTRAPGAGHPFLHGPGRQRLPDPERDHRQAQPAVLARGPQRRRLHLPRGAGPLRGPHGRPGPDAQDRDRARQA
- a CDS encoding aryl-sulfate sulfotransferase, with amino-acid sequence MQGKTVKTWPGRDASTGAVYLLKNGNLLRTVSPARGEVRTPFEGEGVSGGIVQEVSPRGQIVWEYSYISKDVRQHGDIQPLPNGNVLILAWELKTRIDLSEAGGSVRNHPEGMIWSEHIVEVRKSGPRSGYVVWEWHAWDHLVQNTNSDAPNYANPVRLPQRMDVNYNPRRTPDWLHADSIDYNPALDQIVLSLRNTGEVWIIDHSTSTEQAATSKGGIMHRGGDILFRWGNPAAYGAAGKPMLTAQHDARWIRNGRPGEETILIFNNGDRRNKRSEVLEIKPDYYFKATTLDAEVVWSFGGDSAFYADRFSGAQRLPNGNTLVCDGPAAHLFEVKPDGKVAWEYRFKEPGKEPKPLFRATRISLDHPGVARLSLK